Below is a genomic region from Rhinoraja longicauda isolate Sanriku21f chromosome 34, sRhiLon1.1, whole genome shotgun sequence.
ACCGGCATCTCCTCCAAGGCCATGAGCATCATGAACTCGTTCGTCAACGATATTTTCGAGCGCATCGCGGGCGAGGCTTCCCGCCTGGCTCATTACAAcaagcgggcgaccatcagctccCGGGAGATCCAGACCGCCGTGCGCCTGCTGCTGCCGGGGGAACTGGCCAAGCACGCCGTGTCGGAAGGGACAAAGGCGGTGACCAAGTACACCAGTTCCAAGTAAAGATGTTCAGTGCTGACAAACGTAAACCAAAAGGCTCTTTTAAGAGCCGCCCACAATTTCACTGAAAGACTTATGCTATTTTGGCATCGAATTGCTGCAAAATTGTATTGGGACTTTTGTTTAGGCAGCaatgttttaaattatgtttACGTTAATTAAATTGCGGCCATGTAGGTtcgagaataaggggtaggccatttacgactgagatgaggaaaaacgttttcacccagagttgtgtatCTCAGGTTCTCTGgtgcagaaagcagtggaggcctattcaagaaagatgttttctagagagagttggatttagcgcttggggctgagggaatcaagggatatggggaaaaagccgggacagggtactgaatttggttgatcaaattgaatggcggtctgggtcgaatgggctactcctgaaACTATTTTCTGTCGTAAGTTTCCAAAATCCGTCTTTTACTGATTTCAGGACATTCAGTCCTCACAGAACCAGAACCACTTTTAACGCCGTAGTCTCGCGTCTGTCCGCAGTTTGTGAGCAATGACCGACTATAACAATACTGTTTACACAGAAACCCGCCCGCTGTTATGTTCAGTGAAACGCATTTTTCCGATCCTTTACTAGTTAATGTAAATGAAAGATTAAATTCACAGAATCTCTCATGTCGGAGAATTAATTCACACTTCGTTTCTATTGTAAATTGACCGGGAACAAATGATGAATCCGAGGTTATAACGTTTGTTTTTTGAGATTTTTACGGAATGAAAAATGTTGGCGGACTTTTCAAACTTCAGCTCATTTTGGGGACTGACCGTTGGTTTCGGCGCTTCTCTTGTTGCCGCCTGTTCATTGGTGCACGAAGCCACTCATGACTGGGCCGCTCCCCTCACCAATGACATTAGGCGCTTCATCATTCATACATGAAGTACAAGGGAAGGTGGGGGTTCCTTATTTCTGGTTAAAAAAAAGTCTGATGagaaaagaataaggggtaggccatttactggGAAAGTTTCGGGTTTGAGACGGAGCTCTTCGTGCGCGGATATAGTCGTTACTCTGCGGGATTTAGACCAAGACGGGGAGACTCGTCTGCGGTAGATATACAGAACGGTTGTGTGACCCGGTACTCGGCTCTTAGAcagacactgtgggtggctctgaaaagagcctttGGATCTTTACATTAATGTTTTGCCATGTTACTTGGTCTTGGTGGCCGCGCTGGTTTTCTTGGGCAACAGCACGGCCTGGATATTGGGTAGCACCCCGCCCTGAGCGATAGTCACCCTTCCCAGCAGCTTGTTGAGCTCCTCGTCGTTGCGGACGGCCAGTATGggagtatatattttgtatagtgCACGAAATTCAGATATTCAAATGTAACTGTGCAGCATACACATTGTAACtattcagacattcaagtgttaactgtgtagcatgtgtactcttaggcattcctcagttagcctggcattattCCTCAGTTAGCAGTCCTTAGATCCCTTATTCCATATTTGGTCCTTAGACTTAATCCTTAGGCATTCCTACTTTGGTAACCTTTGACTTAGGGATTGCCTGTATACCATTATCTCTTTGCCTtgttacatttggatgaaagataatggtggcaagagaagagaagaCAGACATATGTCTTGGGAGGATGGATGGACTAGAATAGAAAACAAGGgtggcagaatgtgaagagatAAGAGTATTAAGATAAGGCTAAGGcagtaaatgggatttaatggtggctgaccagacaggaggactgcaaagaaatgaattattatagagcaggagtgtgggtatgaggtaatgtaaagaagataaggtttggaataatcctataaacgtagtctgcccgatgtactaagtgaacagtcagggcagtcaggcggttgacttcctgattgttcctgccgttgtttgcaaataaaggcttttaatttctcgaagaattctccgtgtcgtctgtcttaatttcgaagctaaagaaaaccacgacaaaattggcgtagtcggcaggatcggaaagaggcccgtcaggggctccccagttcaacaggtaaagggtggccacccgcaaaaaggtaggcggttttccgctttatttggactatagcctgttgaaaacgggggaccactggtggcacaggagcgcccagtgctcaagggcctctccgatccgaCAGAACCTATCACAAAATTACTCTTAAAAAaaggagacccggaggattgctcgagaaggctgcgcagtggggtaagtggaTAATAGTCGAGTAAGATTTTGTGAAGTCAATAAActctcgtggataccgccctaagagaatAGGGGACTGAATGGACGAGACGTCCTGTgggtaccgctctagttaactagggatctgcaCGGGTAAGgtaaggcgtcctgtggataccactctaggggtctgtacgggcaggatcagatgatctgtggataccgccctaagtgagTAGGGGTCTTTACGGGCAGAAcaagaattggaataattggataacataaaaaataaaattgcaaaatattaaaggaatatagtagaactgtagaagatagaaatagcgtaataggtagcacagtgactatagagacggaacggagtgagaacaaggactgcattaaaactgactgaccaagtgcactaaaagaagacgagtacaatgaataaaataactgcagttgaactactaagtttgAAATTCCCtgaatccaaagaggatattaaaaaacactctgaaAAATGGGAATAAAGGAtgaaaaaattggttacgaaatggcccaggGAAGGCacatttgatataaatatgtgtgatgagaTGGAAGTGTTAatcaagaactataagcctaaggataaatcagaaacccgagtaacgaaaaaggaaaaagaactagacgtgcttaaattgtttagaatagaaggagaaaggctaaGGAAAGcgtaccaggaaaagaataccaacCCAAACAAGGGTGAGAAACCCGAAAAACagtatgaaagtcaggagcttcaggagaaaaatcaactctgtaccccagcctaagggaccctgggtatccccctccctattccgaccaggacggaataaagcagtgtcctttgcagaagggaatagtggagatagagggagaagtcacaacttagaacgatgagcaagacataaaggaatatagacagaagggggcagcgagtaaaggaaaggatgaagcaagaagaacgggaactagaagcagacatcaaaaggctgcaggacctcagggacagaaagatttatgagacccgtcaggcagcaaatgagtatgtgggagacagcaacgcagaatcacaggcgagtaatcagcaggcatcagagagagggcaaaactgagaatgaagcagaattagaaagtaatGGGGAAAGAATAAGGGGTgtggaagggaaatagaggcatccatgaagcgcttAGAGACAGAAATGAGGGAGATGGAAAAAATTatggaaagaaaggaaagccaggggtatgcCCAGAGAAGAATAAGGTGGGagagtatacagatagaaccacacCAAGAGATGGCAAACGGGATACA
It encodes:
- the LOC144609351 gene encoding histone H2B 1/2-like — encoded protein: MPDPPKAAKKGAKKTVSKPAGKAGKKRRKSRKESYSIYIYKVMKQVHPDTGISSKAMSIMNSFVNDIFERIAGEASRLAHYNKRATISSREIQTAVRLLLPGELAKHAVSEGTKAVTKYTSSK